From one Sphingobacteriales bacterium genomic stretch:
- a CDS encoding DUF885 domain-containing protein: MTSFYFEDLETYSRNPMTYANAADVNIYIKRNFAPLEQRIQSIINIENKTPEIIAAAKANLNDSLALPFINLAIDIAKGSAGFLKNELVMALQDVKNDSLMKSFNEANRKAIAAMEDYADYLKKEKLPKAHNRYAIGNENFQKMLRYGEGITMSTEDILKIGMAELKKEQESFNAAAHIIDPNKKPVDVYNDMQKEHPTAESLIPDAVKNLESIRQFLVDKKIITLPSEVRVKVEETPVYARSTSTASMDTPGPFEEKATEAYYYITPVDAKWTAKQKEDWLAQFNYYSTDIVSIHEAYPGHYTQFLHLNASKASKIQKIFGSYAFTEGWAHYTEKMMIDEGFGNNGDPIKAAKYRLGQSGEALLRICRLCVSIHTHCNGMNVDEATQFFMQNWYQGDKPSRQEALRGTYDPGYLFYTLGKLQILKLREDYKKQEGSNYTLQKFNDAMTDNGMMPVSMLREILLKDKKSWGVIL; this comes from the coding sequence ATGACATCTTTTTATTTTGAAGATCTCGAAACCTATTCCAGAAACCCCATGACCTATGCCAACGCGGCGGATGTAAACATTTATATCAAACGCAATTTTGCTCCGCTGGAACAACGCATACAATCCATCATCAATATAGAAAACAAAACACCTGAAATCATTGCAGCTGCCAAAGCCAACCTGAATGACTCCCTTGCCCTTCCGTTTATAAACCTGGCCATTGACATTGCCAAAGGATCGGCTGGTTTCTTAAAAAACGAACTGGTGATGGCACTTCAAGATGTGAAGAATGATTCATTGATGAAAAGCTTTAATGAAGCGAACCGGAAAGCCATCGCAGCTATGGAAGATTACGCAGATTACCTGAAAAAAGAAAAATTACCCAAAGCACACAACCGCTATGCCATCGGTAATGAGAATTTCCAGAAAATGCTGCGATATGGCGAAGGTATTACCATGTCTACGGAAGATATTCTGAAAATCGGAATGGCTGAACTTAAAAAAGAACAGGAATCGTTCAATGCTGCCGCACATATCATTGACCCGAACAAAAAACCGGTGGATGTGTACAACGACATGCAAAAAGAACACCCGACGGCAGAGAGCCTGATACCCGATGCCGTCAAAAACCTGGAGTCTATCCGCCAGTTTCTGGTCGATAAAAAAATCATCACCCTGCCGTCCGAAGTGCGCGTAAAAGTGGAAGAAACACCCGTTTATGCCAGATCAACCAGTACCGCCTCCATGGATACGCCCGGCCCGTTTGAAGAAAAAGCGACGGAAGCCTATTATTATATCACGCCGGTAGATGCGAAGTGGACTGCTAAACAGAAAGAAGACTGGCTGGCACAGTTCAATTACTACTCTACGGACATCGTTTCGATACATGAAGCTTATCCGGGCCATTACACACAATTCCTTCACCTTAACGCCTCCAAGGCTTCCAAAATTCAGAAGATATTTGGAAGCTATGCCTTTACGGAAGGCTGGGCGCATTATACCGAAAAGATGATGATCGACGAAGGCTTTGGCAATAACGGCGACCCCATAAAAGCCGCGAAATACAGGCTGGGACAATCCGGCGAGGCATTGCTGCGCATTTGCCGCCTGTGTGTCTCCATCCATACGCACTGCAACGGTATGAATGTAGACGAAGCCACCCAATTCTTTATGCAAAACTGGTACCAGGGCGACAAGCCGTCGAGGCAGGAAGCGCTGCGCGGCACCTACGACCCGGGGTATTTGTTTTATACGCTGGGCAAACTGCAAATCTTAAAACTGCGCGAGGACTACAAAAAACAGGAAGGGAGCAATTACACCCTGCAGAAATTCAACGATGCCATGACCGACAACGGCATGATGCCGGTGAGTATGCTGAGAGAGATCTTGCTGAAAGACAAAAAAAGCTGGGGAGTGATATTATAG
- a CDS encoding transporter — protein sequence MKKYILLPLILLTAFYVSAQDSVYHYASSRPGFYEGFLLVPKGKAQIEIGASYKNYLNLHEIQHPQFFLKYGISQYFELRVHGDATTYKFSDSTASGLHPVYIGMKIKMIDAKRYAPGSSFIGGLSVNVISTKNFKTKYVAPYFKICMEQFLPKNFGLAYNYGLEWNGEDAKPTYLFALASSWTTMVKKTGNSHQQMKLFLEVIGIYPHGKRFDGRVNTGFAYLFNKWLQFDASVGAGFIKQSPRFITSMGLSMRFPTKDKKKAAGSE from the coding sequence ATGAAAAAATATATACTGCTCCCACTGATTCTATTGACCGCATTTTATGTGTCTGCTCAGGATTCTGTTTACCATTATGCCAGCAGCCGACCTGGTTTTTACGAAGGATTCTTACTGGTACCGAAAGGAAAAGCGCAGATAGAAATAGGAGCTTCCTATAAAAACTATCTGAACCTCCATGAAATCCAGCACCCTCAGTTCTTTTTGAAATATGGTATCAGTCAGTATTTTGAATTACGGGTTCACGGTGACGCGACTACCTACAAATTCAGTGACAGTACAGCATCCGGGTTACATCCCGTGTATATTGGCATGAAAATAAAAATGATAGATGCCAAACGTTATGCACCGGGCAGTTCTTTTATCGGCGGACTAAGTGTGAATGTCATTTCCACCAAAAATTTCAAAACGAAATATGTTGCTCCCTATTTCAAAATTTGCATGGAGCAGTTTTTGCCTAAGAATTTCGGACTGGCATATAATTACGGGCTTGAATGGAACGGCGAAGATGCCAAGCCCACCTACTTATTCGCCCTCGCAAGCAGCTGGACAACAATGGTAAAAAAGACGGGGAATAGTCATCAGCAGATGAAATTGTTTTTGGAAGTGATTGGAATTTATCCGCATGGAAAACGCTTTGACGGGCGTGTCAATACCGGCTTTGCCTATCTGTTTAACAAGTGGCTGCAATTTGATGCTTCGGTCGGTGCTGGCTTTATCAAACAATCACCACGCTTCATCACCAGCATGGGATTGTCCATGCGTTTCCCGACTAAAGACAAAAAGAAAGCTGCAGGCTCAGAATAA
- a CDS encoding gamma carbonic anhydrase family protein, with translation MSYYQKTLEEQVFKHDRVFIADNARVLGNVELHDDVSIWFGAVLRADFDSITIGKRTNVQEGVIMHVDFGGPVVIGEDNLIGHGAMIHGATIGNFNLIGMRATILNGAKIGNGCIIGAHALVTENMVVPDGSMVLGTPGKIVKTLAVEIVKERVLFGVDEYLKEKEMYIGQ, from the coding sequence ATGAGCTATTATCAGAAAACATTAGAAGAACAGGTATTTAAACACGACCGCGTTTTCATTGCAGATAATGCCAGGGTACTGGGAAATGTGGAGTTGCACGATGATGTATCCATCTGGTTTGGAGCGGTACTGCGTGCCGACTTTGACAGCATCACGATTGGCAAACGGACCAATGTGCAGGAAGGCGTTATCATGCACGTTGATTTCGGAGGTCCGGTCGTTATCGGAGAGGATAATCTGATAGGGCATGGAGCCATGATTCATGGTGCGACAATTGGCAATTTCAATCTAATCGGTATGCGTGCCACAATCCTGAACGGTGCCAAAATAGGGAATGGCTGTATCATTGGCGCCCATGCACTGGTGACTGAAAATATGGTGGTGCCGGATGGCAGTATGGTGCTCGGAACACCCGGCAAAATTGTCAAGACACTGGCGGTGGAAATAGTAAAAGAAAGGGTGCTGTTTGGTGTGGATGAATATTTGAAAGAAAAAGAAATGTATATAGGTCAATGA
- a CDS encoding glycosyltransferase family 9 protein, translating into MKILIIRFSSIGDIVLTSPVVRCLKQQLPSGELHFLTKSHFQQILEANPAISKIYAIEKDVNEVIPALKAEKYDAIIDLHDNIRSRQISAALKAKTYRYNKQRIKRFLLTQFRINLLNNHVVDRYFTAVTPLHVINDGKGLDYFIPEKDNVTMQQMPFTHLAGYCVIVVGAKHFTKQIPMVKLEELCRKIKIPILLLGGPDDVYMGLQLENMDPFKISSACGRYNINQSAAVIKRAKYVITPDTGMMHIAAAFNKRIVSIWGGTEKRLGFTPYLMNNTTSIIIENNQLSCRPCHKHGLDRCPKGHFKCMMDLDMQKVIDVL; encoded by the coding sequence ATGAAAATCTTGATTATCCGCTTTTCCTCTATTGGCGATATCGTATTGACGAGTCCGGTTGTTCGCTGTTTGAAGCAGCAGCTGCCGTCCGGTGAGTTACACTTTCTGACCAAATCGCATTTTCAGCAGATTTTAGAAGCGAATCCGGCAATTTCAAAAATATATGCCATAGAGAAGGATGTAAATGAGGTTATCCCTGCCCTGAAAGCGGAAAAGTATGATGCTATCATCGATTTGCATGATAACATCCGCTCCAGGCAGATTTCTGCCGCGTTAAAGGCGAAAACATACCGGTACAATAAGCAACGCATTAAACGTTTTCTGCTAACGCAGTTCAGAATAAATCTGCTGAATAATCATGTGGTGGACCGTTATTTTACGGCAGTCACGCCCTTACATGTCATTAACGACGGAAAGGGGCTGGATTATTTTATTCCGGAAAAAGATAATGTGACGATGCAGCAGATGCCGTTCACCCATTTAGCCGGCTATTGCGTAATAGTGGTGGGAGCGAAGCATTTTACCAAGCAAATACCAATGGTAAAGCTGGAAGAATTGTGCCGTAAGATAAAAATTCCGATTCTGTTGCTGGGAGGTCCGGATGATGTGTACATGGGTTTGCAGCTGGAAAATATGGATCCGTTTAAGATTTCCAGCGCCTGCGGCCGTTATAATATCAACCAGTCTGCGGCGGTAATCAAACGGGCCAAATATGTCATTACACCGGATACCGGCATGATGCATATTGCAGCGGCATTTAATAAGCGCATTGTTTCTATCTGGGGAGGAACGGAAAAACGATTGGGTTTTACACCGTATCTGATGAATAATACGACTTCCATCATTATAGAAAATAATCAGTTGTCTTGCCGGCCCTGTCATAAACACGGACTCGACAGATGCCCCAAAGGCCATTTTAAATGCATGATGGACTTGGATATGCAGAAGGTGATAGATGTGCTGTAG
- a CDS encoding 23S rRNA (pseudouridine(1915)-N(3))-methyltransferase RlmH — translation MKIEIWWIGKTFQDFTHKGYTEFLKRIERFTPVSIIEITDTKERSNPVAVKKAEAEKILSRLKQDDFLVLLDERGKSLTSVEFAQFIVKKENLSTKKIIFLIGGAYGFDEKVYDRANDKISLSKMTFSHQLIRLIFMEQLYRAYTIMHGFPYHNE, via the coding sequence ATGAAAATAGAAATTTGGTGGATTGGAAAAACTTTCCAGGATTTTACCCATAAGGGTTATACCGAATTTCTGAAACGTATAGAACGATTCACCCCTGTCTCTATAATTGAAATTACGGATACAAAAGAACGATCCAATCCCGTGGCAGTCAAAAAAGCAGAAGCAGAAAAAATTCTTTCACGGTTGAAACAGGATGATTTTTTAGTTTTGTTAGATGAAAGAGGTAAATCGCTCACATCTGTAGAATTTGCACAGTTTATTGTCAAAAAAGAGAATCTGTCCACAAAAAAAATCATTTTTCTGATTGGCGGCGCTTATGGATTTGATGAAAAGGTATACGACAGAGCCAATGATAAAATTTCCCTTTCGAAAATGACCTTTTCCCACCAATTAATAAGATTGATTTTTATGGAACAATTATACAGGGCTTATACCATCATGCACGGATTTCCGTACCATAATGAATAA
- the rpmA gene encoding 50S ribosomal protein L27, with protein sequence MAHKKGVGSSRNGRESHSKRLGVKLYGGQEAIAGNIIIRQRGTKFHPGDGVGLGKDHTIFALKDGKVMFKKGFKDRTFVHIA encoded by the coding sequence ATGGCTCATAAGAAAGGTGTCGGTAGCTCCAGAAACGGTAGAGAATCACACAGCAAACGATTAGGTGTTAAATTATACGGCGGACAAGAGGCAATAGCCGGAAATATTATCATCCGCCAGAGAGGTACTAAATTCCATCCGGGTGATGGTGTTGGTCTGGGTAAAGACCATACAATTTTTGCATTGAAAGACGGAAAAGTGATGTTTAAGAAAGGATTTAAAGACAGAACGTTTGTTCATATAGCATAA
- the rplU gene encoding 50S ribosomal protein L21 yields the protein MYAIVEIGGHQFKVAQNQEIFVYKLDGNAGDKVNFDKVLMVSGDAGVKVGSPTINGAAVTATIVEHTKGDKVIVFKKKRRKGFKVKNGFRQSYTKVKIDTIA from the coding sequence ATGTACGCAATCGTAGAAATAGGCGGTCATCAGTTTAAAGTAGCTCAGAATCAGGAGATTTTTGTTTACAAGCTGGATGGTAACGCAGGAGATAAAGTAAACTTTGACAAAGTGCTGATGGTATCAGGTGATGCCGGTGTGAAAGTAGGCAGCCCAACCATCAACGGAGCGGCTGTTACAGCTACCATCGTTGAACATACCAAAGGCGATAAAGTAATCGTATTCAAGAAGAAAAGAAGAAAAGGATTCAAAGTAAAAAACGGCTTCAGACAATCTTACACAAAAGTAAAGATTGATACGATAGCTTAA
- a CDS encoding alkaline phosphatase D family protein yields MHFKKPVYLFITSLFILLYLSVYSQKLVSSPFIGHTAEQEISVWCLFKKATVVYLKIDGQPARPYYYQKEHCFRKYLPVNARFDGLRPNQSYPILYSFDNQHFFPLITAQTTADTIRDFSFLSGSCAFIGTGFNRVIKPFNSLKIFKSMKNDSSDFMIWLGDNLYYVLQRQHYKAQLKRNIKTRLNKRLHSFLTSRQQYAIWDDHDYGTNNSDGTFKYKESALNVFQQFWPNPKNDSFNYYTFRQQDCQYFMLDDRYNKERENSVLGDQQLHWLENELLQSNGTFKFICIGMQALNPLSTRECLYKTTDEYKRLIAFIRERHISGVLFISGDRHHAELMKINETGLYPLYDFTTSPLTMYPVKIGKKSVEYVNPSKIPGTYFPSYNYGKISVTGQADKRKCKLELKNKKGTLIWSYDILADELK; encoded by the coding sequence ATGCACTTTAAAAAACCAGTCTACTTATTTATTACTTCATTATTTATACTCTTATACTTAAGTGTCTATTCTCAAAAATTAGTATCCAGCCCTTTCATCGGTCATACTGCCGAACAGGAAATCAGCGTATGGTGCCTGTTTAAGAAGGCTACGGTTGTTTATCTGAAAATTGACGGACAACCTGCAAGACCCTACTATTACCAAAAAGAACATTGTTTCAGAAAATACCTGCCGGTAAATGCCCGATTTGACGGATTAAGACCGAATCAATCTTATCCCATCCTATATTCTTTCGACAATCAACATTTCTTTCCTTTAATTACGGCACAGACAACAGCGGATACCATTCGAGACTTTTCATTCCTATCGGGTTCGTGCGCTTTTATCGGTACCGGATTCAACAGGGTGATAAAGCCATTCAACAGCCTGAAGATTTTTAAATCCATGAAAAATGACAGCAGTGATTTCATGATATGGCTGGGCGATAATTTATACTATGTATTGCAACGTCAGCATTACAAGGCACAGCTTAAACGAAACATCAAAACGCGATTGAACAAAAGGCTCCATTCGTTTTTAACATCACGGCAACAATATGCCATCTGGGATGACCATGACTACGGCACCAACAACAGTGACGGTACCTTTAAATACAAAGAGTCTGCTTTAAATGTGTTTCAACAGTTCTGGCCAAACCCCAAAAACGACTCGTTCAATTACTATACCTTCCGGCAACAGGATTGTCAGTACTTTATGCTCGATGACCGATACAATAAGGAACGTGAAAACAGCGTATTAGGCGACCAGCAACTCCACTGGTTGGAGAATGAGTTGCTACAATCCAATGGCACTTTCAAATTTATCTGTATCGGTATGCAGGCGCTGAACCCGTTAAGCACAAGAGAATGTCTGTATAAAACGACGGATGAATATAAGCGACTCATTGCTTTTATAAGGGAACGCCATATTTCAGGTGTCCTCTTTATTTCCGGAGACAGGCACCATGCCGAACTGATGAAAATAAATGAAACAGGTTTGTATCCGTTATATGATTTTACAACCTCCCCGCTGACGATGTATCCTGTCAAAATAGGAAAGAAAAGCGTTGAGTATGTAAATCCGTCTAAAATACCGGGCACTTATTTCCCCTCTTATAATTATGGGAAAATCAGTGTAACCGGACAGGCGGACAAGCGAAAATGTAAACTCGAGCTTAAAAACAAGAAAGGGACCCTGATCTGGTCTTACGACATCCTGGCCGATGAACTAAAATAA
- a CDS encoding M48 family metallopeptidase, with protein sequence MLTQGTSLLTILILAFVLFDFLLEFILDYRNSKTWDKPIPKELQGIYDAEKYAKARNYHKATERLSLITSVFSTVLIVIFLSMKGFAFVHIQIAAITTSPVLQSLIFFGLFAIVSDIIGLPFELYGIFVIEEKYGFNKMTWKTYLSDKIKGYLLGGVIGGILLSLFVWFYAIAGSTFWIYAWGLFTAFTIFITLFYTTLIVPIFNKLKPLEAGSLREKIEVFAQQVRFPLTNIFVIDGSKRSTKANAYFSGLGSRKTIVLFDTLINEQTEEELVSVLAHEVGHYKMKHIQTSMLIGVAQMGAILYILSLFINLPELSQALGLQTNAPVFHLGLIAFSLLYSPISTITGIFMNMLSRKNEFEADNYAKENTGTGEHLISALRKLSANNLSNLNPDKWYVFFHYSHPPLLERVRNLMKH encoded by the coding sequence ATGCTTACACAAGGAACATCCCTTTTAACGATATTGATTCTCGCATTCGTCCTGTTTGATTTTTTATTGGAATTCATTCTGGATTACAGAAACTCCAAAACATGGGATAAGCCGATACCGAAAGAACTACAAGGTATTTATGATGCGGAAAAATATGCAAAGGCCAGAAATTACCACAAAGCGACAGAACGTTTAAGCCTTATCACTTCGGTATTCAGTACCGTTCTAATTGTTATCTTTCTGAGCATGAAAGGATTTGCGTTCGTGCACATTCAGATTGCAGCCATTACCACGTCACCCGTTCTGCAGTCGCTTATTTTCTTCGGACTGTTTGCCATCGTTTCAGACATCATTGGCTTACCGTTTGAACTTTACGGCATTTTTGTGATTGAAGAAAAATACGGTTTTAATAAAATGACCTGGAAAACCTATTTATCCGATAAAATAAAAGGATACCTGTTGGGAGGTGTGATTGGAGGGATTCTATTGAGTTTATTCGTATGGTTTTACGCAATAGCAGGCTCCACTTTCTGGATATATGCCTGGGGATTATTTACCGCTTTCACCATCTTCATCACATTGTTTTACACCACGTTGATTGTTCCCATTTTCAATAAATTAAAACCGCTGGAAGCAGGCAGCCTGCGCGAAAAGATTGAAGTTTTTGCGCAACAGGTCAGATTTCCCCTGACGAATATTTTTGTGATAGACGGCTCCAAACGCAGCACCAAAGCCAATGCCTATTTCAGCGGACTCGGCAGCAGGAAAACGATTGTATTATTTGACACACTCATCAATGAACAGACAGAAGAGGAACTGGTGAGTGTGCTGGCGCATGAGGTAGGCCATTATAAAATGAAGCATATACAGACCAGTATGCTGATTGGTGTTGCACAAATGGGTGCCATCCTGTATATCTTATCACTGTTCATCAATCTACCGGAATTATCGCAGGCGCTGGGTTTGCAAACAAACGCTCCTGTTTTTCATTTGGGTTTGATTGCATTCAGTTTATTGTACAGTCCTATATCCACCATTACGGGAATCTTTATGAATATGCTGTCGCGTAAAAATGAATTTGAAGCTGATAATTATGCAAAAGAAAATACAGGAACCGGCGAGCACCTGATATCCGCACTTAGAAAATTATCCGCGAATAACTTGTCCAACCTGAATCCGGACAAATGGTATGTGTTCTTTCACTATTCTCATCCGCCTTTGCTGGAGAGAGTCCGGAACCTGATGAAGCATTAA
- a CDS encoding NAD(P)/FAD-dependent oxidoreductase, producing the protein MKKTDTEVIIIGSGFSGIGAGIKLKEAGFSFLILERENDIGGTWRDNQYPGVAVDITSFTYSYSFEQNPNWSRVFAPGEELFRYANHCVDKYGIRQNLIFNSDVEKAYYDESTKTWTFQLKNGKTYTSNVVISATGALTDPKFPDIEGFDSFTGKVIHTARWDHSYDLTNKKVAVIGTGATSVQLVPAIAPIVEQLYVFQRTPIWIFPKPDAAIPDVIKDVFSKLPLSQNTVRKLTDILTQTVMVTSVVNYKQYPFLIKYLEKICLSNLKQQVKDPEIRQKLTPKYGFGCKRPSFSNDFYPTFNRKNVELITEGISKITEDSIITKDGSEYKMDTLIAATGFNVMKNTNYLNYQLFGKNGKELGDFWSTNRLQAYQGCSMPDFPNFFIIFGPYAASGLSWFDMIEIQLTHIMRVLQEKRRRNTDSFEIKRAEHDKYFQFILNQQQNTVFLNNNCASSNSYYFDKFGDAPFLRPLTVAKSKEMSRTSDLNHYLFT; encoded by the coding sequence ATGAAAAAAACAGACACAGAAGTCATCATCATTGGCTCCGGATTTTCCGGAATCGGTGCGGGTATTAAGCTGAAAGAAGCCGGTTTTTCTTTTCTCATTTTAGAACGGGAGAACGATATCGGTGGCACCTGGCGCGATAACCAATACCCGGGCGTAGCGGTAGACATCACCTCCTTTACCTATTCCTACTCCTTTGAGCAAAACCCCAATTGGAGCAGAGTTTTTGCGCCGGGTGAAGAATTGTTCCGATATGCCAATCACTGTGTTGACAAATATGGCATCCGCCAAAATTTAATATTCAACAGCGATGTAGAAAAAGCCTACTACGATGAATCCACCAAAACCTGGACTTTCCAATTAAAAAACGGCAAAACGTATACTTCAAACGTAGTCATATCTGCTACCGGCGCACTGACTGACCCTAAATTTCCCGACATTGAAGGGTTTGATTCCTTTACAGGAAAAGTAATCCATACCGCCAGGTGGGATCATTCGTATGATTTAACCAATAAGAAAGTTGCCGTTATCGGCACCGGCGCCACCAGCGTGCAGTTAGTTCCTGCCATTGCACCGATTGTCGAACAGTTGTACGTTTTTCAACGCACTCCCATCTGGATTTTCCCCAAACCCGATGCTGCCATTCCGGATGTCATTAAGGATGTATTTTCCAAGCTGCCGCTTTCTCAAAATACTGTCAGGAAACTTACCGATATACTTACACAAACCGTTATGGTGACCAGTGTCGTTAACTACAAACAATATCCATTCCTGATAAAATACCTGGAAAAAATCTGTTTGTCTAACTTGAAGCAACAGGTAAAAGATCCGGAAATCAGACAAAAACTAACCCCGAAATACGGTTTTGGGTGCAAACGCCCCAGCTTCTCGAACGACTTCTACCCAACCTTCAACAGAAAAAATGTTGAATTGATTACGGAAGGTATTTCAAAAATCACCGAAGACAGCATCATCACCAAAGATGGTTCAGAATATAAAATGGATACACTCATTGCCGCCACCGGATTCAATGTAATGAAGAATACGAATTACCTCAACTATCAACTATTCGGAAAAAACGGAAAAGAGCTGGGCGATTTCTGGAGTACCAACAGATTGCAGGCATACCAGGGCTGTTCGATGCCTGATTTTCCGAATTTCTTTATCATTTTCGGACCCTACGCCGCATCGGGATTATCGTGGTTTGATATGATAGAAATCCAACTGACGCATATCATGCGGGTGCTGCAGGAGAAAAGGCGCAGGAATACCGATTCGTTTGAGATCAAACGGGCAGAGCATGATAAGTACTTTCAATTTATCCTGAATCAGCAGCAAAACACGGTATTTCTTAACAACAACTGTGCATCCTCCAACAGCTATTATTTCGACAAGTTTGGAGATGCGCCCTTTCTACGACCACTGACAGTAGCCAAATCCAAAGAGATGAGCCGAACATCCGATTTGAATCATTATTTGTTTACCTAA
- a CDS encoding branched-chain amino acid transaminase, with product MLYHNDKSILFFNGEFKNVKDFRISPFNQTLHYGYGVFEGLRAYNAQQGPHIFKVKRHFERLTKSAEKLNIQMPYSVQEMINFAYELIERNDLREAYIRPLVFMDKNMTLRAHDADKPNILMTCWKWNRYYPSNNLKVLVSSWRRPHPKTMPVDIKATGNYINSILATREAIQGGYDDALLMDVEGYIVTGPGASFIMEKNGKLIVPPVHNIFPGITRSTLIDIAKQMGIEVVEKQFGVEDVITADGAFFTGTAAEVAGIESINGHKLKLAWEDTIGHLLHNRYKRIVSGKDTNFLEYF from the coding sequence ATGCTGTACCACAACGATAAATCTATCTTGTTCTTTAACGGAGAATTTAAAAATGTAAAAGATTTCAGAATCAGTCCATTTAATCAGACCTTGCATTACGGTTACGGCGTTTTTGAAGGGCTGCGAGCCTACAACGCCCAGCAGGGGCCGCATATTTTCAAGGTAAAACGCCATTTTGAGCGTTTAACAAAATCCGCGGAAAAGCTGAATATTCAAATGCCTTATTCTGTTCAGGAGATGATTAATTTCGCCTATGAACTGATAGAACGCAATGATTTGAGGGAGGCCTATATCCGACCATTGGTCTTTATGGATAAGAATATGACCTTGCGCGCGCATGATGCCGACAAACCGAATATTCTGATGACCTGCTGGAAATGGAATCGCTATTATCCTTCCAATAATTTAAAAGTGCTGGTCTCTTCCTGGAGAAGGCCGCATCCGAAAACCATGCCGGTAGATATCAAAGCGACCGGAAATTATATCAATTCCATTCTGGCAACGCGCGAAGCCATACAAGGTGGGTATGATGATGCCTTGTTAATGGATGTGGAAGGGTATATCGTTACAGGACCGGGTGCATCTTTTATTATGGAAAAGAACGGAAAATTGATTGTTCCGCCTGTTCACAATATTTTTCCGGGCATCACCCGGTCGACTTTAATTGACATTGCCAAACAGATGGGTATCGAGGTGGTCGAAAAGCAGTTTGGCGTGGAAGATGTTATAACGGCGGACGGTGCCTTCTTCACCGGTACTGCAGCAGAAGTGGCGGGAATCGAAAGCATCAACGGACATAAACTGAAATTAGCCTGGGAGGATACCATCGGTCATTTGCTTCATAACCGCTATAAACGTATCGTATCTGGAAAAGATACCAACTTCCTTGAATACTTTTAA